The following proteins are encoded in a genomic region of Catharus ustulatus isolate bCatUst1 chromosome 4, bCatUst1.pri.v2, whole genome shotgun sequence:
- the BCAP29 gene encoding B-cell receptor-associated protein 29, with product MTFQWTAVAAFLYGEIGVILVLCLPFISPLRWQKIFMFPLWSKVAVFWNRMFLTIIVLLIVLFLDAVREVRKYSSVHVNEKSANVNTSAFDHIQMKLFRSQRNLYLSGFSLFLWLVLRRTVTLLTQLAKEMASHAALETQVNDATEAAKKYMAENKRLQEALSGKGDGKKKESTDATEEKLKEEVEHLKAELQKTSNAFHKAKTEVAAVKKQSEGLRREYDHLMKQYEQLQQSLNKAEDKKDL from the exons ATGACTTTCCAGTGGACGGCAGTGGCTGCTTTTCTGTACGGCGAAATCGGAGTAATTCTCGTGCTCTGCCTGCCGTTCATTTCTCCGCTGAG ATGGCAGAAGATTTTTATGTTTCCTCTATGGAGCAAAGTGGCAGTATTTTGGAACAGGATGTTCCTTACAATAATAGTTCTGTTGATCGTCTTGTTTCTTG ATGCTGTCAGAGAAGTCAGGAAGTACTCATCTGTTCATGTGAATGAAAAGAGTGCAAATGTCAACACCAGTGCCTTTGATCATATTCAGATGAAACTCTTCCGGTCGCAAAGAAACCTGTATCTCTCAggtttttccttatttctttggCT TGTATTGAGACGTACTGTTACCCTTCTTACTCAGTTGGCAAAAGAGATGGCATCTCATGCAGCTCTGGAAACACAAGTAAATGATGCTACTGAAGCAGCCAAAAAATACATGGCCGAGAACAAAAGGCTGCAGGAG GCCTTGAGTGGAAAAGGAGATGGTAAAAAGAAAGAGTCAACAGATGCAACTGAGGAAAAGTTGAAGGAGGAAGTTGAACATTTGAAAGCAGAGCTACAGAAGACGTCAAATG CTTTCCATAAGGCAAAAACTGAAGTGGCTGCAGTTAAAAAGCAGTCTGAAGGCCTTAGGAGAGAATATGATCATCTGATGAAACAATATGAACAGCTTCAG